Proteins found in one Streptosporangiales bacterium genomic segment:
- a CDS encoding RidA family protein encodes MPSAVTLIRSPRLADTEYAYAATVPAGYRLIFLAGSCPLNEDGSTAAVGDYAGQAAKAMENLEVALADAGASLGDVVKTTVLVATTRQDDLVTAWQVVRDAFGEHDVPSTLTGVTVLGYRDQLVEVEAVAAVLDAPEQPTERDHGSAPST; translated from the coding sequence GTGCCAAGCGCCGTGACCCTCATCCGGTCTCCCCGACTGGCCGACACCGAGTACGCCTACGCGGCGACGGTGCCCGCCGGCTACCGGCTCATCTTCCTGGCCGGCTCGTGTCCGCTGAACGAGGACGGGTCGACCGCGGCCGTCGGCGACTACGCCGGCCAGGCCGCGAAGGCCATGGAGAACCTGGAGGTCGCGCTCGCCGACGCGGGCGCGTCACTCGGCGACGTCGTCAAGACCACCGTCCTCGTCGCCACCACGCGCCAGGACGACCTGGTCACGGCGTGGCAGGTCGTCAGGGACGCCTTCGGCGAGCACGACGTCCCGAGCACGCTGACCGGCGTGACGGTACTCGGTTACCGGGACCAGCTCGTGGAGGTCGAAGCCGTCGCCGCCGTCCTCGACGCCCCCGAACAGCCCACGGAACGCGACCACGGCTCAGCCCCGTCGACATAG
- a CDS encoding CoA-binding protein, giving the protein MHTRHDTDTTIRRLLADTHTWAVVGLSTSPNRAAYGVARFLQQQGKRIVPVHPKAETVHGEPGYRSVDEIPFAVDVVDVFVNSGQAGVVADAAVAVGACAVWFQLGVVDHDAYERVRAAGLDMVMDRCPAVEWPRLGPRPAEG; this is encoded by the coding sequence ATGCACACGAGACACGACACGGACACCACGATCCGGCGGCTGCTCGCGGACACCCACACCTGGGCGGTCGTCGGGCTGTCCACGTCGCCGAACCGGGCCGCGTACGGGGTCGCGCGGTTCCTGCAGCAGCAGGGCAAGCGCATCGTGCCTGTGCATCCCAAGGCGGAGACCGTGCACGGCGAGCCCGGGTACCGCAGCGTCGACGAGATCCCGTTCGCCGTCGACGTGGTGGACGTCTTCGTCAACTCCGGGCAGGCCGGCGTGGTCGCCGACGCTGCCGTCGCGGTCGGCGCGTGTGCGGTGTGGTTCCAGCTCGGCGTCGTCGACCACGACGCCTACGAGCGCGTACGGGCGGCCGGGCTGGACATGGTGATGGACCGCTGCCCGGCGGTCGAGTGGCCCCGGCTCGGCCCCCGGCCTGCGGAAGGGTAG
- a CDS encoding nucleotide sugar dehydrogenase, which produces MSTRLTVLGCGYLGATHAACMAELGFEVLGFDVDEERVAQLSAGHLPFYEDQLPELLEKHVASGRLRFTTSYEEVAEFGDVHFLCTGTPQRPGRYDADLSQVWSAITGLAPLLRRHCVIVGKSTVPVGTAAQLAEAIRETAPAGDEVDLVWNPEFLRESFAVHDTLHPDRIVVGVADERPIGIVREVYAQLLTEDTPFLVMDYPTAELVKGAANSFLATKISFINAMAEICEITGADVTRLSEALTHDDRIGRKFLRSGLGFGGGCLPKDIRAFTARAEELGAGESVSFLKEVDAVNLRRRTRAVKLAKELLGGVARGKHIAVLGAAFKPDSDDVRDSPALDVASSLSRENAHVSVYDPEAMANAKRIHPELHYCDTFDDALAGADVVLLLTEWHEFRDVDPAKLSALVRHRRILDGRNVLDPTAWRAAGWEYRALGRP; this is translated from the coding sequence GTGTCCACACGACTTACCGTGCTCGGTTGCGGCTATCTCGGCGCTACCCACGCGGCATGTATGGCGGAACTCGGCTTCGAAGTACTCGGTTTCGACGTCGACGAGGAACGGGTCGCCCAGCTGTCCGCGGGGCACCTGCCGTTCTACGAAGATCAGCTTCCCGAGCTGCTCGAGAAGCATGTTGCCAGCGGCAGACTGCGGTTCACCACCTCCTACGAGGAGGTCGCCGAGTTCGGCGACGTGCATTTCCTGTGTACCGGGACGCCCCAGCGTCCCGGTAGGTACGACGCCGACCTGAGCCAGGTCTGGAGCGCCATCACCGGCCTCGCCCCCCTGCTACGACGACACTGCGTGATCGTGGGGAAGTCCACCGTCCCGGTGGGGACGGCGGCGCAGCTGGCCGAGGCCATCCGCGAGACCGCGCCCGCCGGCGACGAGGTCGACCTGGTGTGGAACCCGGAGTTCCTCAGGGAGAGCTTCGCGGTGCACGACACGCTGCACCCGGACCGGATCGTGGTGGGGGTCGCCGACGAGCGCCCGATCGGGATCGTCCGCGAGGTCTACGCGCAGCTGCTCACCGAGGACACCCCGTTCCTCGTCATGGACTACCCCACGGCCGAGCTGGTGAAGGGTGCCGCGAACTCGTTCCTCGCGACGAAGATCTCGTTCATCAACGCGATGGCTGAGATCTGCGAGATCACCGGCGCCGACGTCACCCGGCTCTCCGAGGCGCTGACGCACGACGACCGGATCGGGCGCAAGTTCCTGCGCTCCGGCCTCGGTTTCGGCGGCGGCTGTCTGCCCAAGGACATCCGCGCGTTCACCGCGCGCGCCGAGGAGCTCGGCGCCGGGGAGTCGGTGAGCTTCCTCAAGGAGGTCGACGCGGTCAACCTGCGGCGCCGCACCCGCGCCGTCAAGCTCGCCAAGGAGCTGCTCGGCGGCGTAGCGCGCGGCAAGCACATCGCGGTGCTCGGCGCAGCGTTCAAGCCGGACTCCGACGACGTACGCGACTCGCCCGCGCTCGACGTGGCGTCCAGCCTGTCGCGGGAGAACGCGCACGTGTCCGTGTACGACCCTGAGGCGATGGCCAACGCCAAGCGCATCCACCCGGAGCTGCACTACTGCGACACGTTCGACGACGCGCTGGCCGGCGCGGACGTCGTGCTGCTGCTCACCGAGTGGCACGAGTTCCGCGACGTCGACCCGGCGAAGCTCTCCGCGCTCGTCCGGCACCGCCGCATCCTCGACGGTCGCAACGTGCTCGACCCGACGGCCTGGCGGGCGGCCGGCTGGGAGTACCGCGCACTCGGCCGCCCGTGA
- a CDS encoding acyl-CoA dehydrogenase, with translation MRGYLVSTEFDLFQLPEEHQMLRSALRQLADDKIAPRAAEVDESAEFPQDVYGALVQSGFHAPHIPEEYGGTGADALATCLVIEEVARACATSSLIPAVNKLGTLPLLLAASDEVKQRYLPPVAAGDAMFSYCLSESEAGSDAANMRTRAVRDGDDWVLNGTKRWITNAGVSEYYTVLAVTDPDKGARGITAFVAEKGDEGVSFGAPEKKLGIRGSPTREVYFDNVRLPSSRMVGAEGEGFKIALRTLDHTRITIAAQALGIAQGALDYAIGYIKERKQFGQAVAEFQGVQFMVADMAMKVSAARELTYSAAAKSERGDADLTLAGATAKCYAADIAMDVTTDAVQLLGGYGYVKDYPVERMMRDAKITQIYEGTNQVQRLVIARQLLK, from the coding sequence ATGAGAGGGTACCTCGTGAGCACTGAGTTCGATCTGTTCCAGCTGCCGGAGGAGCACCAGATGCTCCGGTCGGCGCTGCGCCAACTGGCCGACGACAAGATCGCGCCGCGCGCCGCCGAGGTCGACGAGTCGGCGGAGTTCCCGCAGGACGTGTACGGGGCGCTCGTGCAGTCCGGTTTCCACGCACCGCACATCCCCGAGGAGTACGGCGGCACCGGCGCGGACGCCCTCGCGACGTGCCTGGTGATCGAGGAGGTCGCGCGTGCGTGCGCGACGTCGTCGCTGATCCCTGCTGTGAACAAGCTGGGCACGTTGCCGCTGCTGCTCGCCGCGTCGGACGAGGTGAAGCAGCGGTACCTGCCGCCGGTCGCCGCCGGCGACGCGATGTTCTCGTACTGCCTGTCCGAGTCGGAGGCCGGCAGCGACGCGGCGAACATGCGCACCCGCGCAGTACGCGACGGCGACGACTGGGTGCTGAACGGCACCAAGCGGTGGATCACCAACGCCGGCGTCTCCGAGTACTACACGGTGCTTGCCGTCACCGACCCCGACAAGGGCGCGCGCGGCATCACCGCGTTCGTCGCGGAGAAGGGCGACGAGGGGGTGAGTTTCGGCGCACCGGAGAAGAAGCTCGGCATCAGGGGCTCACCGACGCGCGAGGTGTACTTCGACAACGTCCGCCTCCCGTCGTCGCGGATGGTGGGCGCGGAGGGCGAGGGCTTCAAGATCGCGCTGCGTACGCTCGACCACACGCGGATCACCATCGCCGCGCAGGCACTCGGCATTGCGCAGGGCGCACTCGACTACGCGATCGGCTACATCAAGGAACGCAAGCAGTTCGGCCAGGCCGTCGCGGAGTTCCAGGGCGTGCAGTTCATGGTGGCCGACATGGCGATGAAGGTGTCCGCAGCGCGGGAGCTGACCTACAGCGCAGCCGCAAAGAGCGAACGCGGCGACGCCGACCTCACCCTCGCCGGCGCAACCGCGAAGTGCTACGCCGCCGACATAGCAATGGACGTCACCACCGACGCCGTCCAACTCCTGGGCGGCTACGGCTACGTCAAGGACTACCCAGTGGAACGCATGATGCGCGACGCAAAGATCACCCAGATCTACGAGGGCACCAACCAGGTCCAACGCCTGGTGATCGCCCGGCAGCTGCTGAAGTAG
- a CDS encoding DUF4352 domain-containing protein — MTATPPQQVPPTMPPVPSHPQPKNGLGTTSLVMGILSLVGAWIPFVGFGAYITSVLGIVTGVLGRGRAKRGVATNGGAAMGGLVTSILGLASVILATVVYSSVMYAVATTDPSDLPTSVPSKSAAKDDAKPAAGIGDTVKDGDFAFTVTDVTTAASIGGAYGEDAQGRFVIVHVTAKNNGNKAEMFDASNQTLFDGKGREFSTAEAQMYLESDAFLQDINPGNSVKGKLVFDMPKNAKADRIELHAGVFGLSEGTTVSLR; from the coding sequence ATGACCGCAACACCACCTCAGCAGGTTCCGCCCACCATGCCGCCGGTTCCGTCGCATCCGCAGCCGAAGAACGGCCTGGGCACCACCAGCCTCGTGATGGGCATCCTGTCCCTGGTCGGCGCCTGGATCCCGTTCGTGGGCTTCGGCGCGTACATCACGTCGGTCCTCGGCATCGTGACCGGCGTCCTGGGTCGCGGCCGCGCCAAGCGAGGTGTCGCTACCAACGGTGGTGCCGCCATGGGCGGCCTCGTGACATCGATCCTCGGCCTCGCGTCCGTCATCCTCGCCACCGTCGTCTACAGCTCCGTCATGTACGCGGTTGCCACCACCGACCCCAGCGACCTGCCGACGTCGGTGCCGAGCAAGAGCGCGGCCAAGGACGACGCCAAGCCCGCGGCCGGCATCGGCGACACCGTCAAGGACGGCGACTTCGCCTTCACCGTCACGGACGTGACGACCGCCGCCAGCATCGGCGGCGCGTACGGCGAGGACGCGCAGGGCAGGTTCGTCATCGTCCACGTCACGGCGAAGAACAACGGCAACAAGGCCGAGATGTTCGACGCGTCCAACCAGACCCTGTTCGACGGCAAGGGGCGCGAGTTCAGCACCGCCGAGGCCCAGATGTACCTGGAGTCCGACGCGTTCCTGCAGGACATCAACCCCGGCAACTCAGTGAAGGGCAAGCTCGTCTTCGACATGCCGAAGAACGCCAAGGCCGACCGCATCGAGCTGCATGCGGGAGTGTTCGGGCTCTCCGAGGGCACCACCGTCAGCCTCCGCTGA
- a CDS encoding helix-turn-helix domain-containing protein, translating into MNHPIPQWTFGDRVRKARRELHMSQAELAHQLSDHLGVSMSPQTIGSWESAYSNPSDVVETARALQHVTGIPAEWFLGLHTQE; encoded by the coding sequence ATGAACCATCCGATTCCCCAGTGGACGTTCGGGGACCGCGTCCGCAAAGCTCGCCGTGAGCTGCACATGTCGCAGGCTGAGCTCGCGCACCAGCTGAGCGACCATCTCGGCGTCTCGATGTCCCCGCAGACCATCGGGTCGTGGGAGTCGGCGTACAGCAACCCGTCCGACGTCGTCGAGACGGCGCGCGCGCTACAACACGTCACCGGCATCCCTGCCGAGTGGTTCCTCGGCCTGCACACGCAGGAGTGA
- a CDS encoding MarR family transcriptional regulator has translation MHSGFDDPRLTAVGLLVETHGGLTARLNEVHFRHGLTGIDFDALIRIARSPDQQLRLGDLAAQTGLSTSGITRIVDRLERGELVRRTRSPGDRRGWAAVLTDTGLARLEQLLPDLLAAIERYLTGQLTPDQLDALLDALHRIRRAVRPDATAGATPAAE, from the coding sequence ATGCACAGCGGCTTCGACGACCCCCGCCTCACCGCCGTCGGCCTGCTCGTCGAGACGCACGGCGGGCTGACGGCGCGGCTGAACGAGGTGCACTTCCGGCACGGGCTGACGGGCATCGACTTCGACGCCCTGATCCGGATCGCCAGGTCGCCCGACCAGCAGCTGCGGCTGGGCGACCTCGCCGCCCAGACCGGACTGTCGACAAGCGGCATCACCCGCATCGTCGACCGGCTCGAGCGCGGGGAGCTGGTCCGCCGCACCCGCAGCCCCGGCGACCGGCGTGGCTGGGCGGCCGTCCTCACCGACACCGGCCTCGCCCGCCTCGAGCAGCTCCTGCCCGACCTACTCGCCGCGATCGAGCGCTACCTCACCGGCCAACTGACCCCCGACCAACTCGACGCACTCCTCGACGCCCTGCACCGCATCCGCCGCGCCGTCCGCCCCGACGCCACCGCAGGCGCCACCCCCGCAGCGGAATGA